In the genome of Chryseobacterium arthrosphaerae, one region contains:
- a CDS encoding N-acetylmuramoyl-L-alanine amidase: MRKTLYIIGLSTFVFSCTSQQNVKKNTYKPKTPVAQTKPAVQTPAPAAPKPKVVSDHGVDFFTTNIADPAKNDNTASYGSIVSAKPAGYKVVKTYFPAVAQNFRQRYLILHYTALPDDKSVTVLTQQAVSAHYLVNNTGDNEIYQLVDENKRAYHAGVSSWRNDKNLNDTSIGIEIVNTGYTTDSTGKRIFASFSDDQMKKVAALVKDIVTRYQIPPTNVLAHADIAPTRKQDPGPMFPWKKLYDQYQIGMWYDEAAKQNYFDLAQTEFVTRYSDPTFIFSIQTALQKFGYGMELSGKWDDATKKTIEAFQYHFRPQNYDGVMDAETWAILQALNLKYPAK; encoded by the coding sequence ATGCGTAAGACATTATATATCATCGGATTAAGCACTTTTGTTTTTTCATGTACTTCCCAGCAAAATGTGAAAAAAAATACTTACAAACCGAAAACCCCGGTAGCACAGACGAAACCAGCCGTTCAGACACCGGCTCCGGCAGCGCCAAAACCAAAAGTTGTATCCGATCACGGAGTGGATTTTTTTACAACCAACATAGCAGATCCTGCCAAAAATGATAATACGGCAAGCTATGGTTCTATAGTATCTGCAAAACCGGCCGGATATAAAGTGGTAAAAACTTATTTCCCTGCCGTTGCACAAAACTTCAGACAGCGTTATCTGATATTGCATTATACGGCTCTTCCGGACGATAAGTCAGTTACTGTTCTTACCCAGCAGGCTGTAAGTGCCCATTATCTTGTAAATAATACAGGAGATAATGAGATCTATCAGTTGGTAGATGAAAACAAACGTGCATATCATGCCGGTGTAAGTTCATGGAGAAATGACAAGAATCTTAATGATACTTCCATAGGAATTGAAATTGTCAACACAGGATATACAACAGACAGTACCGGTAAAAGAATATTTGCATCATTCAGTGATGATCAGATGAAAAAAGTGGCGGCGCTGGTCAAAGATATTGTTACAAGATACCAGATTCCACCAACTAATGTATTGGCTCATGCAGACATAGCCCCTACAAGAAAACAGGATCCGGGTCCTATGTTCCCATGGAAGAAGCTATATGATCAATACCAGATAGGAATGTGGTACGATGAAGCGGCCAAGCAAAATTACTTCGATCTTGCCCAGACAGAATTTGTTACAAGATATAGCGATCCTACGTTTATTTTCAGCATCCAGACGGCATTACAGAAATTTGGATACGGAATGGAGCTGAGCGGGAAATGGGATGATGCTACCAAGAAAACAATTGAGGCTTTCCAGTATCATTTCCGTCCGCAAAACTATGACGGAGTGATGGATGCCGAAACATGGGCGATACTGCAGGCTTTAAACTTAAAGTATCCGGCAAAATAA
- the aspA gene encoding aspartate ammonia-lyase produces the protein MENFRKESDLLGELNVPLDAYYGVQTQRAINNFKISGQLLSSYPEFIKGLAFVKKAAAKTNYELGLLDENLYFKIAEACDEIVEGKYHDQFPVDMIQGGAGTSINMNANEVIANIVLEKLGKNKGEYEFCSPNDHINLSQSTNDAYPTAIKMGLLQMNAGLVERLESIVAAFRAKGVEFQDVIKMGRTQLQDAVPMTLGQEFEAYAATLEEDISKLNNNAGLFVEVNMGATAIGTGLNAPVGYATLCAKNLAQITGFPIVSAPDLVEATPDTGSYVIYSSATKRLAVKLSKICNDLRLLSSGPRAGLFEINLPPMQPGSSIMPGKVNPVIPEVVNQVCFKVFGNDLTVTFAAEAGQLQLNVMEPVLSHAIMENINFLCNALDTLRDKCVTGITANKEVCLNMVKHSIGIVTALNPYIGYKQSTQIAKEALETGKSVYNLVLEKGVLSQEKLDEILDPKNMLKPHNK, from the coding sequence ATGGAAAATTTCAGAAAAGAAAGCGATCTATTGGGCGAACTGAATGTGCCGCTAGACGCTTATTATGGGGTTCAGACACAACGAGCTATCAACAATTTCAAAATTTCAGGACAGCTTTTGTCTTCATATCCTGAGTTCATCAAAGGTTTGGCTTTTGTAAAAAAAGCAGCAGCAAAAACAAATTATGAACTGGGACTTCTTGACGAAAACCTGTATTTTAAAATAGCAGAAGCTTGTGACGAAATTGTAGAAGGAAAATATCATGACCAGTTTCCGGTAGATATGATCCAGGGTGGGGCAGGAACTTCCATCAATATGAATGCAAACGAAGTAATCGCCAACATCGTATTGGAGAAATTAGGAAAAAATAAAGGAGAATATGAATTCTGCTCTCCTAACGATCATATCAACCTTTCCCAGTCTACCAATGATGCCTATCCTACAGCGATCAAAATGGGATTGCTGCAGATGAATGCAGGGCTTGTAGAAAGACTTGAAAGTATTGTAGCTGCTTTCCGTGCGAAAGGAGTAGAGTTCCAGGATGTGATCAAAATGGGACGTACCCAGCTTCAGGATGCTGTACCAATGACTTTAGGACAGGAATTTGAGGCTTATGCAGCCACTTTAGAGGAAGATATTTCCAAACTGAATAACAATGCCGGCCTTTTTGTAGAAGTGAATATGGGGGCAACAGCTATCGGAACAGGATTAAATGCTCCGGTAGGCTATGCAACCCTTTGTGCTAAAAACCTGGCCCAGATTACAGGTTTCCCGATTGTTTCGGCGCCGGACCTGGTAGAAGCAACACCTGACACAGGTTCGTATGTTATCTATTCTTCAGCCACAAAACGTCTTGCTGTGAAACTGTCAAAGATCTGTAATGACCTGAGATTATTATCATCAGGACCAAGAGCCGGTCTTTTTGAGATCAACCTTCCTCCGATGCAGCCGGGATCATCCATCATGCCGGGGAAAGTAAACCCTGTTATCCCGGAAGTGGTGAACCAGGTTTGCTTCAAAGTATTCGGAAATGACCTTACAGTAACTTTTGCCGCAGAAGCAGGACAACTACAGCTTAACGTAATGGAACCGGTACTTTCACATGCTATCATGGAAAATATCAATTTCCTTTGCAATGCATTAGACACGCTTCGTGACAAATGTGTAACAGGAATTACAGCCAATAAGGAAGTTTGTCTGAATATGGTAAAACACAGCATTGGTATTGTAACAGCCTTGAACCCATATATCGGTTATAAGCAGTCGACACAGATCGCAAAAGAAGCATTGGAAACCGGAAAAAGTGTTTACAACCTTGTCCTTGAGAAAGGAGTTCTTTCACAGGAGAAACTGGATGAAATTCTTGATCCGAAAAATATGCTGAAACCGCATAACAAATAA
- a CDS encoding glycosyltransferase, whose amino-acid sequence MRFLIIIPAHNEEDNLSFTLDSLKLQSHRDFKTVVVNDGSTDRTPEIIKAYTGTDSRFETVNLQKSEHQPGSKVVHAFKSGLQTKAVDEFDIICKFDADIILPEHYLETVVNAFTQNPEYGLTGGLLYVEKDGNWVYEGNSNKHHVRGPMKAYRKECFIQMGGLRETLGWDNIDSVLLENLGWKEVVIPELHVKLIKVKGADYTIRPADYYGRYFYFLGLNRFLAYIAASKEAMKSKSPSFFFDIINAYESCRSKKLELKITKEEQKVVNNQRWKMLKKKWLKI is encoded by the coding sequence GTGAGGTTTTTAATTATAATTCCTGCCCATAACGAAGAAGACAACCTCTCATTTACCCTTGATTCTTTAAAGCTGCAAAGCCACAGAGATTTCAAAACAGTGGTAGTGAATGACGGTTCCACAGACAGAACTCCTGAAATTATAAAAGCCTATACAGGAACTGATAGCAGGTTTGAAACCGTTAATCTTCAGAAATCTGAACACCAGCCAGGTTCCAAGGTGGTGCATGCCTTTAAAAGCGGCCTGCAGACAAAAGCTGTTGATGAATTTGATATCATCTGTAAATTTGATGCCGATATCATCCTTCCGGAACATTATCTTGAAACAGTGGTCAATGCTTTTACACAGAACCCTGAATACGGATTGACAGGAGGGCTATTGTATGTAGAAAAAGACGGAAACTGGGTATATGAAGGGAATTCCAATAAGCATCACGTAAGAGGACCTATGAAGGCTTACCGTAAAGAATGCTTTATTCAGATGGGGGGCCTGAGAGAAACATTAGGCTGGGATAATATCGACTCTGTTCTGCTGGAAAACCTGGGCTGGAAAGAAGTTGTTATTCCGGAACTTCACGTAAAGCTGATTAAAGTAAAGGGAGCTGACTACACCATCAGACCGGCAGATTACTATGGCAGGTATTTCTATTTCTTAGGGCTGAACAGGTTCCTGGCTTATATTGCCGCTTCAAAAGAAGCAATGAAAAGCAAATCTCCATCGTTTTTCTTTGATATCATTAATGCTTATGAAAGCTGCAGATCAAAGAAACTTGAACTTAAGATCACTAAAGAGGAACAAAAAGTGGTTAATAACCAACGCTGGAAAATGTTGAAGAAAAAATGGCTGAAGATATAG